A single genomic interval of Flavihumibacter rivuli harbors:
- a CDS encoding MBL fold metallo-hydrolase: protein MFSRRTFLLNMALLAGGLLNAGRLGAFYKKKRGMKVRLLRNATLVVEVAGKKILVDPMLGKKDSMKPIEMASNAIRIPMVELPLTEQELRGLVQSIDAVMLTHMHRDHWDEAARNLLPKDILLFCQPEDAGKLREQGFTNLQPVADHVEWQRIAIHRTGGQHGTGEIGKMMAPVSGFVLDDGQRKLYIAGDTIWCEEVADVLDTYRPDWVVVNSGAAQFLQGDPITMTAADVITTAKHSPAAKLFAVHMETINHCYLTRAGLKQAVSAAGLDARVNVPADGEWFIG from the coding sequence ATGTTTAGCAGAAGGACATTTTTACTAAATATGGCACTGCTGGCCGGTGGTCTGTTGAACGCGGGCCGCTTGGGTGCCTTCTATAAAAAGAAACGCGGTATGAAAGTCAGGTTACTCAGGAATGCCACTCTGGTGGTGGAGGTGGCGGGAAAGAAGATATTGGTGGATCCCATGTTAGGGAAGAAGGATTCCATGAAGCCCATTGAAATGGCTAGTAATGCCATCCGGATCCCAATGGTTGAACTGCCCCTTACTGAACAGGAATTACGAGGGTTGGTACAATCCATTGATGCCGTAATGCTTACCCATATGCATCGCGACCATTGGGATGAAGCGGCAAGGAATCTCCTGCCAAAGGACATCCTCTTGTTCTGTCAACCCGAAGATGCCGGCAAACTAAGGGAACAGGGATTCACAAACCTCCAGCCTGTAGCTGACCATGTGGAGTGGCAACGAATCGCCATTCACCGAACTGGTGGGCAGCATGGAACGGGGGAGATAGGGAAGATGATGGCACCTGTTTCAGGTTTTGTTTTGGATGATGGCCAAAGGAAGCTTTACATAGCGGGTGATACCATCTGGTGTGAAGAAGTTGCGGATGTGCTGGATACATACCGGCCTGATTGGGTGGTGGTGAACAGTGGTGCCGCCCAGTTCCTGCAAGGCGACCCCATCACCATGACGGCCGCTGATGTGATCACTACAGCTAAACATAGTCCTGCTGCAAAGCTGTTTGCGGTGCACATGGAAACCATCAACCATTGTTACCTGACGCGTGCCGGGTTAAAGCAGGCGGTCAGTGCTGCGGGTCTTGATGCAAGGGTCAATGTGCCGGCTGATGGGGAATGGTTCATTGGCTGA
- a CDS encoding GNAT family N-acetyltransferase, whose protein sequence is MISLILHIQQQEFNVPITREDQPDLLDIKKYYQQEKGNFWLALFNNEVVGSIGLLDIDKECMALRKMFVHEAHRGKSIGLAKLLLEKAIQWSEQNGKQFIYLGTNPKLLAAHRFYEKNGFIQVPEKSLPPSFPKMKVDSIFYKLALS, encoded by the coding sequence TTGATATCACTTATCCTGCATATCCAGCAGCAGGAATTCAATGTGCCGATCACCAGGGAAGACCAGCCCGACCTATTAGATATTAAAAAATATTACCAGCAGGAAAAAGGCAATTTTTGGCTGGCCTTATTCAATAATGAAGTCGTCGGGTCTATTGGCCTTCTTGATATTGATAAGGAGTGTATGGCACTGAGGAAAATGTTTGTACATGAAGCACATAGGGGGAAATCAATCGGACTCGCCAAATTGCTGCTGGAAAAGGCTATCCAATGGTCAGAACAAAATGGTAAACAATTCATTTACCTGGGAACCAACCCCAAATTACTTGCAGCCCATCGCTTTTATGAGAAGAATGGATTCATCCAGGTCCCGGAAAAAAGCCTTCCCCCCAGTTTTCCAAAAATGAAAGTGGATAGTATATTCTACAAGCTAGCATTATCCTGA
- a CDS encoding AraC family transcriptional regulator, whose protein sequence is MEYRYIECEAFTSIIDKKDCSYHQRLGWSRTDWHTHNRGQLIYAEYGIMRLYVGEKIYYVPSWHAAWIPQGIRHKVVTESQDLLFHTLYLDQSMLQDPFYKEISVFPVSNMLREMILFTEKWPMLGEANEQESSFLQSIKYLLADHSAARIQLHVPVPGNEVLQNIIRQIESKLDGKMKAGELARQFGLSERTMHRLFLKELGMSYTQYLQLMRMVKAAELLSIAGMGVSEAAYAVGYESIPSFTRSFREVMGNAPGRMYRQAN, encoded by the coding sequence ATGGAATACCGTTATATTGAATGCGAAGCCTTCACCTCGATCATCGATAAAAAGGATTGTTCCTACCACCAGCGACTGGGCTGGTCCAGGACCGATTGGCATACCCATAACCGCGGACAATTGATCTATGCCGAATATGGGATCATGAGGCTTTATGTAGGAGAAAAGATTTATTATGTCCCCTCCTGGCATGCCGCATGGATACCGCAAGGCATCCGGCACAAGGTGGTCACAGAGTCACAGGACCTCCTTTTCCATACCTTATACCTCGACCAAAGCATGCTGCAAGACCCCTTCTATAAGGAGATCAGTGTATTCCCTGTAAGCAATATGTTGCGGGAAATGATACTGTTCACGGAAAAATGGCCCATGCTGGGAGAGGCCAATGAACAGGAAAGCAGTTTCCTTCAATCGATCAAATACCTGCTGGCAGACCATTCAGCAGCAAGGATCCAATTGCATGTACCTGTACCGGGAAATGAGGTCCTTCAAAACATTATCCGGCAAATAGAATCAAAGCTGGATGGGAAAATGAAAGCGGGCGAATTAGCCAGGCAATTTGGCCTTAGTGAAAGGACCATGCATCGTTTATTCCTGAAGGAGTTAGGGATGTCCTACACCCAATACCTTCAACTAATGCGTATGGTGAAGGCAGCAGAACTGCTCTCCATCGCCGGGATGGGAGTAAGTGAAGCAGCCTATGCTGTGGGCTATGAAAGCATCCCGAGTTTCACAAGGAGCTTCAGGGAGGTCATGGGTAATGCCCCGGGAAGGATGTACCGCCAGGCAAACTAG
- a CDS encoding helix-turn-helix domain-containing protein yields MKFYIKNMVCNRCKWAVKAELEKLGHQVLMVNLGEVELKDAPTAEQLDEINRALHELGFEWINDKSSQLIESIKAIMISLVEEPEELERYNLSDILANRLHKDYSSLSKLFSEVEGVTIEQYFILLKVEKVKELLVYDEKSLTQIAFDLGYSSVAHLSNQFKKVTGLTPSHFKQLREKPRKTLDNIH; encoded by the coding sequence ATGAAGTTCTACATCAAAAATATGGTATGCAACCGCTGCAAATGGGCGGTAAAAGCCGAGCTGGAGAAATTAGGCCACCAGGTGCTGATGGTCAATCTTGGTGAAGTGGAGTTGAAGGATGCTCCCACGGCTGAACAACTGGACGAGATCAACAGGGCCTTGCATGAGCTTGGTTTCGAATGGATCAATGATAAATCATCGCAGCTGATCGAAAGCATTAAGGCCATCATGATCAGCCTTGTTGAAGAACCCGAAGAGCTGGAACGGTATAACCTTTCTGATATCCTTGCCAACCGCCTGCATAAGGATTATTCCTCCCTTAGCAAGCTGTTCTCTGAAGTGGAAGGCGTGACCATTGAGCAATATTTTATTTTGCTGAAGGTGGAGAAGGTCAAGGAGTTGCTGGTATATGATGAGAAGAGCCTGACGCAGATCGCCTTCGACCTGGGTTATAGTAGCGTGGCCCACCTGAGTAACCAGTTCAAGAAGGTTACCGGACTTACACCCAGTCATTTCAAACAATTAAGGGAGAAGCCCAGGAAGACCCTGGATAATATCCACTAG
- a CDS encoding AMP-dependent synthetase/ligase, translating into MDQPKRLFDCLAINLAKRPLPDMLASKENGQWRGFSTQEVTDLVNQLSTGLLELGISGGDMTPEGRDKVAILCKNRPEWVMLDLAVQQIGAVLTPIYPTINVKELEFVLNDAQVKVVFVNDEDLYHKVFSIKHNVPSLQHIFTFEHVTNARYWKEACLPVTAESKAKIAEASARIGYKDLATIIYTSGTTGTPKGVMLSHENILSNVLDSIESVFLEIGVEGQRALSFLPLNHIFERMVTYIYLFSGTSIYYAESLDTIGENLKEVKPTLFTTVPRLLEKVYEKIMLKGMELSGIKRKLFFWAHDLAEQFEINKDLGMAYRLKLAIARKLIFSKWKEGLGGNVKAIITGGAACQVKLIRIFTAAQIPIMEGYGLTETSPVIAVNRYSEQGRMFGTVGPMIKNVEVKIAEDGEILCKGPNIMMGYYKRPDLTAEVIKDGWFLTGDIGTLVGNKFLKITDRKKELFKTSGGKYVAPLPIENKLKESLFVEQVMVIGSERKFVGALIVPSFGNLIDWCKHNNVPHGSNEEMINNPKVLAMYRDLVESFNKYFNHVEQIKKFELLPADWTIDTGEMTPKLSLKRKVIMEKYKDAIERIYA; encoded by the coding sequence ATGGACCAACCGAAAAGACTATTCGATTGCCTTGCCATTAACCTGGCCAAACGTCCGTTACCCGACATGCTGGCATCCAAGGAAAACGGGCAATGGAGGGGCTTCAGTACCCAGGAAGTGACGGACCTGGTGAACCAACTCAGTACCGGATTGCTGGAACTGGGCATCAGCGGCGGCGATATGACCCCCGAGGGAAGGGATAAAGTAGCCATACTCTGCAAGAACAGGCCGGAATGGGTCATGCTGGACCTGGCCGTACAACAGATCGGGGCAGTACTGACACCCATTTATCCAACCATCAATGTGAAGGAACTGGAATTCGTCCTGAACGATGCCCAGGTGAAAGTGGTGTTTGTCAACGATGAAGACCTCTACCATAAGGTTTTCAGCATCAAGCACAATGTGCCTTCCCTGCAACATATCTTCACCTTCGAACATGTTACCAATGCCCGGTACTGGAAAGAAGCCTGCCTCCCGGTAACAGCGGAATCCAAAGCAAAAATTGCCGAAGCATCTGCCAGGATCGGTTACAAAGACCTGGCCACCATCATTTATACTTCAGGTACCACGGGTACGCCCAAAGGTGTGATGCTGTCGCATGAGAACATCCTAAGCAATGTACTGGACAGCATAGAATCCGTATTCCTTGAAATTGGTGTGGAAGGCCAGCGCGCATTGAGCTTCCTTCCACTCAACCATATCTTCGAGAGGATGGTGACCTATATTTACCTCTTCTCCGGCACCTCCATATATTATGCTGAAAGCCTGGATACCATTGGGGAAAACCTGAAGGAGGTAAAACCCACGCTGTTCACCACCGTTCCGCGACTCCTCGAGAAAGTGTATGAAAAGATCATGTTGAAGGGAATGGAACTCTCCGGCATCAAACGCAAACTCTTCTTCTGGGCCCATGACCTTGCAGAACAATTCGAGATCAATAAGGACCTTGGCATGGCCTATCGCTTGAAACTGGCCATTGCCCGCAAACTCATCTTCAGCAAATGGAAGGAAGGATTGGGTGGGAATGTAAAAGCGATCATCACCGGTGGCGCCGCCTGCCAGGTTAAACTGATCAGGATATTCACTGCTGCACAGATCCCTATTATGGAAGGATATGGCCTGACCGAAACATCACCGGTTATTGCGGTTAACCGTTACAGTGAGCAAGGCCGGATGTTTGGTACAGTTGGCCCCATGATTAAAAATGTAGAAGTGAAGATCGCAGAAGACGGTGAGATCCTTTGCAAGGGCCCCAATATTATGATGGGCTATTACAAACGTCCCGACCTTACTGCCGAAGTGATCAAAGATGGATGGTTCCTGACCGGGGATATCGGTACTTTGGTCGGCAATAAATTCCTGAAGATCACCGACCGTAAAAAAGAATTGTTCAAGACCAGTGGCGGTAAATACGTAGCACCGCTTCCTATCGAGAACAAACTCAAGGAATCCCTTTTTGTAGAACAGGTAATGGTGATCGGCTCAGAGCGAAAATTCGTAGGGGCGCTGATCGTTCCTTCATTTGGCAACCTGATCGATTGGTGCAAACATAATAATGTACCACATGGATCCAATGAGGAAATGATCAACAATCCCAAGGTCCTGGCGATGTACAGGGACCTGGTGGAAAGTTTCAACAAGTATTTCAACCATGTTGAGCAGATCAAGAAATTTGAATTGCTGCCTGCCGACTGGACCATTGATACCGGCGAAATGACACCTAAGCTCAGTTTGAAGCGAAAGGTGATCATGGAAAAATACAAGGATGCGATCGAAAGGATCTATGCCTAA
- a CDS encoding YrdB family protein, with product MNNHPINLTLRFLLELFALYSMGRWAWVTQEGISKYLLAIGLPLVAAAAWGIFRVPNDPGNAMVAIPGWSRLLLETVFFGLAILLLWRSGAITPAKYFLFITLLHYIVSYDRIAWIIRQ from the coding sequence ATGAACAACCACCCGATCAATCTAACCCTACGCTTCCTGCTGGAATTGTTTGCCCTTTATAGCATGGGCAGATGGGCCTGGGTAACCCAGGAAGGCATTTCCAAATACCTGTTGGCCATTGGGCTACCCCTGGTAGCAGCGGCGGCCTGGGGGATCTTCAGGGTTCCCAATGATCCGGGTAATGCCATGGTGGCTATTCCTGGCTGGAGCAGGTTGCTGTTGGAAACAGTGTTCTTTGGGCTGGCCATCCTGCTACTATGGAGATCAGGCGCCATAACGCCCGCCAAATACTTCCTGTTCATTACCCTTTTGCACTATATCGTTTCCTACGACCGTATTGCCTGGATCATCAGGCAATAA
- a CDS encoding alpha/beta fold hydrolase, protein MKQIILFLTTILIAGFSQGQDSSFSFLTSDSVSLYVRIAGKGAPCLFVHGGPGSTSNYFEAVDASRLMEQHYRMIYFDQRGSGRSGSASNGDYSTGRVLKDMEELRQALNIRQWTVMGHSFAGLIVTPYAYQYPKSISALILLHGTLDLKASINSHISNGKMLLQQEKRSFSIPDTLPMMEQLSAVHNKLHEEGIWYKLMFRSQREKDINDSVTAIIGNPNREFSNKVWGYPEYWEDLTVITPRIECPVLVITGSRDYAIGPEQYTRFLFPRKKISVYQGGHASYQEDPKWFFYQVMAFRKQYPMD, encoded by the coding sequence ATGAAGCAAATCATCCTGTTCCTGACCACCATACTAATCGCCGGCTTTAGCCAAGGCCAGGACAGTAGTTTCAGTTTTCTCACCTCCGACAGCGTTAGCCTGTATGTGAGGATCGCTGGCAAGGGAGCACCCTGTTTATTCGTACATGGTGGCCCCGGTTCTACCAGCAATTATTTTGAAGCAGTAGATGCATCACGCCTGATGGAACAGCACTACCGCATGATCTATTTCGACCAGCGGGGATCGGGAAGATCCGGTTCAGCAAGTAATGGCGATTATTCAACCGGCAGGGTGCTGAAGGACATGGAAGAACTAAGGCAGGCACTGAATATCCGGCAATGGACCGTAATGGGTCACTCCTTTGCCGGCCTGATCGTAACACCTTACGCATACCAATACCCGAAATCCATCAGTGCGCTTATCCTGCTGCATGGCACCCTCGACCTGAAAGCATCCATCAACAGCCATATCAGCAATGGTAAGATGCTCCTTCAACAGGAAAAAAGAAGTTTTTCCATCCCGGATACCCTTCCCATGATGGAGCAATTATCAGCCGTTCACAATAAACTGCATGAAGAAGGCATCTGGTACAAGCTGATGTTCAGGAGCCAGCGTGAAAAGGACATCAATGATTCGGTAACCGCTATCATAGGCAACCCCAACCGTGAATTTTCCAATAAGGTGTGGGGCTACCCTGAATACTGGGAAGACCTGACAGTCATTACCCCCAGGATAGAATGCCCCGTATTGGTGATAACCGGATCCAGGGACTATGCCATTGGCCCGGAACAATACACCCGATTCCTGTTTCCAAGGAAAAAGATCTCCGTTTACCAGGGAGGCCATGCTTCCTACCAGGAAGATCCCAAATGGTTCTTCTACCAGGTAATGGCATTCCGGAAACAATACCCAATGGATTGA
- a CDS encoding heavy metal translocating P-type ATPase, with product MENQATIINGKTTKASIPVTGMSCAACAVSVESMVASLDGVKQAAVNFAGQQLNVEYDPSLVDMTQMQQVVQSIGYDLIIDTENATEKQENIQQEHYQSLRKRTLWAAILTFPVFIIGMFFMDMPYGNYIMWALSTPVLFVFGQNFFVNAWKQARHRKANMDTLVALSTGIAYIFSVFNTLFPDFWHERGIHAHVYFEAAAVVIVFIMLGKLLEEKAKSNTSSAIKKLIGLQPKTVLVIVDGKEQEIPVAQVKVGDLILVRSGEKIPVDGKIQGGESYIDESMLSGEPVPVFKTAGSAVFAGTINQKGSFRFVAEKVGGATMLAGIIRMVQEAQGSKAPVQKLVDKIAGIFVPIVIGIALLAFAAWMILGGDNALTHGLLALVTVLVIACPCALGLATPTAIMVGVGKGAENGILIKDAESLELGHKVNAIILDKTGTITEGKPEVVNIGWASHTISYQKELLGVLLGLELQSEHPLAEAVVRYLREQGVAAAGVGKFESITGKGVSASVNGNQYWVGSGKFAEENKAEIEPALAALAAKGKSAAQTVIYFGQDRKVLAIVGIADQVKASSAQAVQAMEAMGIEVYMFTGDNEQTAAAVAGQVGIKHYKAEALPADKAAFVKELQQQGKVVAMVGDGINDSHALAQADVSIAMGKGSDIAIDVAKMTLMSSDLIQIPKALMLSRKTVKAIRQNLFWAFIYNIIGIPIAAGILYPVNGFLLNPMIAGAAMALSSVSVVSNSLRLRFSKLIG from the coding sequence ATGGAAAATCAAGCTACGATCATAAATGGAAAGACGACCAAGGCTTCTATCCCGGTTACAGGCATGAGTTGTGCTGCCTGTGCGGTGAGTGTGGAATCCATGGTTGCCTCCCTGGATGGGGTGAAACAGGCCGCCGTAAATTTTGCGGGCCAGCAACTGAATGTTGAATATGATCCTTCACTGGTCGATATGACCCAGATGCAACAGGTGGTGCAATCCATCGGTTACGACCTGATCATCGATACAGAGAATGCCACCGAAAAGCAGGAGAATATCCAGCAGGAGCACTACCAAAGCCTGAGGAAAAGGACCCTTTGGGCCGCTATCCTGACCTTCCCCGTATTTATCATCGGGATGTTCTTCATGGATATGCCTTATGGCAATTATATCATGTGGGCGCTGAGCACGCCGGTATTATTTGTTTTTGGCCAGAACTTCTTTGTGAACGCCTGGAAGCAGGCCCGTCACCGCAAGGCCAATATGGATACGCTGGTGGCACTGAGTACAGGTATCGCCTATATCTTCAGCGTATTCAATACCCTCTTCCCCGATTTCTGGCATGAAAGGGGTATCCACGCCCACGTATATTTTGAAGCTGCAGCGGTAGTGATCGTTTTCATCATGCTGGGTAAACTGCTTGAAGAAAAGGCCAAGTCCAATACTTCCTCTGCGATCAAGAAACTGATCGGTTTGCAACCCAAGACGGTGCTGGTCATCGTTGATGGTAAGGAACAGGAGATCCCTGTTGCACAGGTGAAGGTTGGTGACCTGATCCTGGTGAGAAGCGGGGAGAAGATCCCGGTGGATGGCAAGATCCAGGGCGGCGAAAGTTATATCGATGAATCCATGTTATCGGGTGAACCTGTTCCGGTATTCAAAACTGCAGGTTCCGCAGTCTTTGCAGGTACCATTAACCAGAAAGGCAGTTTCCGTTTCGTAGCGGAAAAAGTCGGTGGTGCCACCATGCTGGCCGGTATCATCAGGATGGTGCAGGAAGCCCAGGGCTCCAAGGCGCCGGTGCAGAAGCTGGTCGATAAGATCGCAGGGATCTTTGTTCCCATCGTTATCGGGATCGCTTTACTGGCTTTTGCAGCCTGGATGATCCTTGGTGGTGATAATGCCCTCACCCATGGATTGCTGGCCCTTGTTACCGTATTAGTTATCGCTTGTCCATGTGCGTTAGGTCTGGCTACGCCTACTGCCATCATGGTGGGTGTAGGTAAGGGAGCGGAGAACGGTATCCTGATCAAGGATGCCGAAAGCCTGGAACTGGGACATAAAGTAAATGCGATCATTTTGGATAAGACCGGTACCATCACGGAAGGCAAACCTGAAGTGGTTAACATTGGCTGGGCTTCCCATACCATTTCCTACCAGAAGGAACTGCTGGGCGTATTGCTGGGTTTGGAATTGCAATCTGAACACCCCTTGGCGGAAGCCGTGGTACGCTACCTGCGTGAACAAGGCGTTGCTGCTGCCGGGGTAGGAAAGTTTGAAAGCATTACAGGTAAAGGGGTAAGTGCCTCTGTAAATGGAAATCAGTATTGGGTGGGTAGCGGCAAGTTCGCTGAAGAGAATAAGGCTGAGATCGAACCTGCCCTCGCTGCCCTCGCTGCAAAAGGAAAGTCCGCCGCCCAAACCGTGATCTATTTTGGCCAGGACCGCAAAGTACTCGCTATCGTGGGTATCGCCGACCAGGTGAAAGCTAGTTCTGCCCAGGCGGTTCAAGCTATGGAAGCAATGGGAATTGAAGTATATATGTTCACCGGTGACAATGAACAGACCGCTGCCGCTGTTGCCGGGCAGGTTGGAATAAAGCATTATAAGGCAGAAGCACTGCCTGCAGATAAGGCCGCATTCGTTAAAGAATTGCAGCAACAGGGAAAGGTAGTAGCGATGGTTGGGGATGGTATCAATGATTCCCATGCCCTGGCGCAGGCCGATGTCAGCATCGCCATGGGTAAAGGCTCTGATATTGCTATTGATGTGGCCAAGATGACCCTGATGTCATCTGACCTGATCCAGATCCCTAAAGCGCTGATGCTTTCCAGGAAAACAGTGAAGGCTATCCGCCAGAACCTTTTCTGGGCCTTCATCTACAATATCATCGGCATACCCATCGCGGCCGGTATCCTTTACCCGGTAAATGGGTTCCTGCTGAATCCTATGATCGCCGGTGCTGCCATGGCACTGAGTTCAGTAAGTGTGGTGAGCAATAGTCTTCGTTTACGGTTTAGCAAGTTGATAGGTTAA
- a CDS encoding Crp/Fnr family transcriptional regulator: MHILDTLNQIHSLCPQSNQLLGELVQEQELPKGYPLLHFGQVDLHLHYIVKGSGRVYYLRDGQDITDYIAIEGQFLGGVESLFTRKPSHKAMEITEDSIVQSIVYDAFERLCQQHLDIAQLGRKIAVFAFLECQRRIEDIRFLPAAERYRELEKKYPGISNRIPLKHLASYLGITQVSLSRIRSGQQ, from the coding sequence ATGCACATCCTGGACACCTTGAACCAAATTCACTCCCTTTGCCCGCAGTCAAACCAATTGCTCGGAGAACTGGTGCAGGAACAGGAATTACCAAAGGGATATCCGCTACTGCATTTCGGCCAGGTCGACCTGCACCTCCATTATATCGTAAAAGGATCGGGCAGGGTGTACTACCTGCGCGATGGACAGGATATCACCGACTATATCGCCATAGAAGGACAATTCCTTGGAGGGGTGGAAAGCCTTTTTACCAGGAAGCCCTCCCATAAGGCCATGGAGATCACGGAAGACTCCATTGTGCAATCCATTGTGTACGATGCATTCGAAAGGCTTTGCCAGCAACACCTCGACATTGCCCAACTGGGAAGGAAGATCGCTGTATTCGCCTTCCTGGAATGCCAGCGAAGGATCGAGGATATCCGCTTCCTGCCTGCGGCTGAGCGTTACCGTGAGCTGGAGAAAAAATATCCCGGTATCTCCAACCGTATCCCCCTGAAACACCTTGCCAGCTACCTGGGCATCACACAGGTTAGCCTGAGCCGTATCCGCAGCGGACAGCAATAA
- a CDS encoding heavy-metal-associated domain-containing protein — translation MTHMYAISGISDAASIDQVKKALEGVQGVTAVLVQVELPQAKVTMSSHIQTSVLAAAVKQAGNYDLSDWLPHRH, via the coding sequence ATGACACATATGTATGCCATTAGCGGAATTTCCGATGCTGCCAGCATTGATCAAGTAAAGAAGGCCCTTGAAGGGGTTCAGGGAGTAACTGCGGTTTTGGTGCAAGTGGAATTACCCCAGGCTAAAGTCACTATGAGCAGTCATATCCAAACAAGCGTATTGGCAGCGGCAGTTAAGCAAGCAGGTAACTATGACCTGTCCGATTGGCTTCCCCATCGTCATTAA
- a CDS encoding zinc-dependent alcohol dehydrogenase family protein codes for MKAIYFERTGKAEAVLGYTQAWPEPVCGDDGVVVKVMARVVNPADHLFINGNYRVKPALPAVAGLEGAGLILEKGKGVTGVEVGDRVAFRHPGTWAEKITVPSAKLIKVKAALSWVDAAQLALNPLTAYALVTEANIGKEGYLLMNAADSALGKLVIQLARMRNIRVIALVRSNTQGDALKALGANVVLVAGEEGLNDRIMDCTNGKGVNAYLDAVGGSIVNELIPVMAVHSKLIVYGLLAGDSLCLTSRDIIFKNLSIAGFGIDKWMLDQGTEKLDAVYEWLQDRIIEGELVIPESRVISLEDYVPQLREGNLLHGYKSVLM; via the coding sequence ATGAAGGCGATCTATTTTGAAAGGACAGGAAAGGCTGAGGCTGTTTTAGGGTATACCCAAGCCTGGCCTGAACCTGTTTGTGGTGATGACGGTGTTGTGGTGAAAGTGATGGCAAGGGTGGTGAACCCGGCTGATCATTTATTCATCAATGGGAACTATCGTGTTAAACCGGCATTGCCTGCTGTAGCGGGACTGGAAGGGGCTGGCTTGATCCTGGAAAAAGGTAAGGGGGTAACCGGTGTTGAAGTAGGGGATAGGGTTGCGTTCAGGCATCCCGGAACATGGGCCGAAAAGATTACTGTGCCTTCCGCTAAGCTGATAAAGGTCAAGGCTGCATTAAGTTGGGTGGATGCGGCACAGCTGGCCCTGAATCCATTAACGGCTTATGCCTTGGTGACGGAAGCAAATATTGGCAAGGAAGGATACCTGTTGATGAATGCAGCAGATTCCGCCCTGGGTAAACTGGTCATTCAATTGGCCCGGATGCGTAATATCAGGGTGATCGCGCTGGTGAGATCGAATACACAGGGCGATGCACTAAAGGCTTTAGGGGCTAATGTGGTATTGGTTGCCGGTGAAGAGGGACTTAATGATCGGATCATGGATTGTACCAATGGAAAAGGGGTAAATGCCTATCTCGATGCGGTAGGCGGATCAATTGTAAATGAATTGATACCTGTTATGGCAGTCCATTCCAAACTGATCGTCTATGGCTTGCTCGCGGGTGATTCCCTATGCCTTACAAGTCGCGATATCATTTTCAAGAACCTGTCCATTGCTGGATTTGGAATTGATAAATGGATGCTTGACCAGGGAACTGAAAAACTGGACGCAGTATATGAATGGTTACAGGATAGGATCATTGAAGGGGAACTGGTCATTCCGGAGTCAAGGGTTATCAGCCTTGAGGATTATGTACCACAGCTCAGGGAAGGAAACTTGCTTCACGGCTATAAGTCTGTATTGATGTGA
- a CDS encoding GNAT family N-acetyltransferase → MFTIQTLENSTLAEIAGCFNAAFADYLVPIHVDEAKLTTKFRQENILPEWSAGVIHKGQLVGFILNGYRVVDGRGVLYNGGTGVIPEYRGQKLTGKMYAFLKERGEAAGIRHFVLEFIKGNDRARKVYENIGFSVSREFNLYKGGRPEEAVSQTTITIQQIKQANWAAWDNWREMVPCWSGANESVDALGDEAFVAVAMAGTETIGYIALNRPTARLLQLAVAPAFRRQKVATRLLQFAFDAINADQMLVLNVDAGTESLNAFFHAIGWPVALQQFEMVMQG, encoded by the coding sequence ATGTTTACCATCCAGACACTAGAAAATTCTACCCTCGCTGAGATCGCCGGTTGTTTCAATGCAGCATTTGCCGATTACCTCGTTCCCATCCATGTTGATGAGGCAAAACTCACCACTAAGTTCCGCCAGGAAAACATACTGCCGGAATGGTCTGCCGGCGTAATCCATAAAGGCCAATTGGTGGGCTTTATCCTGAACGGTTACCGGGTGGTCGATGGAAGGGGTGTACTCTACAATGGTGGCACGGGAGTTATACCGGAATACCGCGGGCAGAAGCTGACCGGGAAAATGTATGCCTTCCTAAAAGAACGAGGAGAAGCAGCAGGGATAAGGCATTTCGTGCTGGAGTTCATCAAGGGAAACGACAGGGCAAGAAAGGTGTATGAGAATATTGGGTTTTCAGTTAGCCGGGAATTCAACCTGTACAAAGGAGGAAGGCCTGAAGAGGCGGTATCCCAGACAACCATTACCATCCAACAAATTAAGCAGGCCAACTGGGCAGCATGGGATAACTGGAGGGAGATGGTACCCTGTTGGTCGGGAGCCAACGAATCGGTTGATGCCCTTGGCGATGAAGCATTTGTAGCAGTTGCCATGGCCGGAACTGAAACCATAGGTTATATCGCGCTCAACCGGCCCACTGCCCGCCTGCTTCAACTTGCAGTAGCACCCGCATTCAGGCGGCAAAAGGTCGCCACCCGATTATTGCAGTTTGCTTTTGATGCCATAAATGCCGACCAGATGCTGGTCCTCAATGTAGACGCCGGAACTGAAAGCCTTAATGCTTTCTTCCATGCAATTGGGTGGCCCGTTGCCCTGCAACAGTTTGAAATGGTAATGCAAGGATGA